The region GAGCAGGAGACCAGGCCGCCGACGGCCAGGAAGGCCAGGAGCCCCGCGGCCAGGATGTATGTCATGGTTCGTGAGCGCATGTGTTGTGCTCCCTTTTCATGATGACGTGCCCGTTTCAGCGCGGCGGGGACTTGATCGCGCCCCAGGAGGCGCGCGAGACCGCCGTCGGCCCGCACCCCACCGGGCGGGCGCCGATGAGCCCGCACGCGACGCCGGCCGGGTGGTTGCCCGGGGCGCAGGGCGAGCAGCTCTGCAGCAGGAAATTCCCCGTTCCGGACGGATCGGCGGCGCAGAACGCCGGAAATGCCGAGATGTTGCCGCGGAGACCGGTCGGATCGTCGCCCACGAGGTAGTCCGTGCCGTTCCCGTACACGTCGTTGCACCGGAAGGTCGAATCCGGCGCGGCCGAGACGACGCCGACACCGTTGCCGACGATCAGGTTGCATCTCGCCGCGGACGCGCCGCCGTCCAGGCCGGTCCCGCCGTTGAAGGCGATCGTGTTGCCCGTTATCTCCGCCGCGCCGTCGACGCAGATGCCGCCGGCTCCCGCGTAGAAGAGGTTGTCGCGGATGATGACCCCCGCCGATGTCTCGACGAACAGCGCGAAGAGCCCGTTCCCGGTGAAGATGCAGTCCTCGATCGTCACGTCCTGGAAAAACCGCACGCAGAGAGCCAGCGCAGGGCTGTCCGCGAAGGTGACGCCGGCGATGGAGAACCGGCGCTTCGTGCGGAACCACTCCCCCACCTCGAGGATGGGGGGCGGAGACATGCCGTTCCGGAGCATGGTCTCTGCCGCGCCGGCGACGCCGACGATCGCGAGACTGTCCCGCCGGCAGTTGATGGTGGGCTGGTCGTAAACGCCGGGAGCGAGCAGGATCGTGTCCCCCGGAGCGGCGCCGTCGATCGCCGCCTGGATCGTCGGCGCATCCCCCGACCCGTCGGGACGGACAAGCCAGCTCCGCGCCGGGGCATTCCCCGGCGCGCATACGATCAGGATCGATGCAACGATTGTCGTAACGGCGATACGCCCATGCATGCGTGTGCCTCTTCTGCGTCGATCCCGTGTACTTCCGCACATATTGTATGTTCGTTTCGCGGGTTCGGCAACGCGAGACGGCTCCGCCCGCCCGGCACCTAGCGTCTCGATCGAAAGCCGACGATCCGCTGCCGGCCCTCGTCCCAGAGATAAAGGAATGGCGACCGCAGGCTCTCCCGGATGGTGAGGGGCTTCACGGCCTGCATCGCCGGCGTCTCGTCGTAGCATCGCTGCAGGTTGTAATCG is a window of Candidatus Krumholzibacteriota bacterium DNA encoding:
- a CDS encoding right-handed parallel beta-helix repeat-containing protein; protein product: MHGRIAVTTIVASILIVCAPGNAPARSWLVRPDGSGDAPTIQAAIDGAAPGDTILLAPGVYDQPTINCRRDSLAIVGVAGAAETMLRNGMSPPPILEVGEWFRTKRRFSIAGVTFADSPALALCVRFFQDVTIEDCIFTGNGLFALFVETSAGVIIRDNLFYAGAGGICVDGAAEITGNTIAFNGGTGLDGGASAARCNLIVGNGVGVVSAAPDSTFRCNDVYGNGTDYLVGDDPTGLRGNISAFPAFCAADPSGTGNFLLQSCSPCAPGNHPAGVACGLIGARPVGCGPTAVSRASWGAIKSPPR